In the genome of Xiphias gladius isolate SHS-SW01 ecotype Sanya breed wild chromosome 18, ASM1685928v1, whole genome shotgun sequence, the window TCACATCTAACATAACAGTGAATGTGAAGCCATAAGTAATGATCTGAGGGTTTATGTGTATTATAGATATCATGAAGATGTTATGAAGACCGGATGTACTTGATAAGAAATAGGACTTAGAAGATATTAACGCATACATACTGTGATACTGCCATTGATAGTATCATTGCACGAATGTataccaatcagccacaacactgaaactggtaactggttttaatgttgaggctgATCAATGTATATTGAGATGTAATAGGTTACTGATCTTGAAGTAGCATCTTTAAAAGACTTTGACTTAAACCGTCTCTATGCCCCACATAATTAAATTACATACTGGCCTGCTGAGCTTGTAAAATATGTATCTGCAGCTACATAGTGTTAACAAATGGAACATAGACTATTTCAGTATAAAAACTGTGTATGAATCAGAACGCAAAAGTCTTTATTTAATTAGAAATAAATCAATCATCGGAACTGAAGGCAGCCGAAAAGTTAGTATGGGAGGGGTAGTGGTGGCATAAAGGTTAGGCAAGTGGGCTTCTCTAAGGAGGTTTATTCCCGGACCGGTAGGATAAATATTGTTGGGGAAAGTGAAAGAGCAGTGAGCGCAGAGGTGCCCCCAGGAAAGGCCTTTAACCCTCAACTGATCCAGTGTGTGCTGCTCAGTGGCCGGCAGGTCAGACTGTGTTTGTACAGGGCAGCctccaggtgtgaatgtgtgtaactgtgctAGTGTCAACAGGGGTTTCCTGAAAAAGAGAGCCGGGCTGTCAGCAGTACTTTCCTGGTTAGATAAAGgtctaaaattattattaatattacattttgtacatttccCATGTAGTAACATATTgatattaaaacaaatcataatGTTGTGATATAGATTTTTGACCCTGTTTCCAGGCCTTTGtgtctgaatgcactgtagctGTTGCTGGCTGTCTTGCTTTTCCCTCTATAACTGCGCACACTCGCCGTGTTTTGCTGGTGAATCTGCAGCCTGTGTACAGCCAGTGGCTAAGGTCATTCAGCAGTGAGCTGAACATAGCGAGAAACTGCCCATTTAAACTTTTCCGGTGCACTGTAATTTCTTTTAatcacatttgtttgacagccCGCTTCCTTTTCTCCTGCTCATTATCTCTGAAGCCAGCAGTCCACTAAGCTTCCATATTGTATACCTGATTTGTTGTTAATGTCCATCCTCGATACTGtcttttctgcctctttgtgctttttttttttttagtaaatgaTGCTAGACCATCATCTGCCATAAAGTCCTGTCAGTTAAACTCACTGACCTCAAACTGTTACTGTGGAGTATGTTTGACGCATCACTTCATTGTCTTATTTGCTTAACTGTCTGTCACGAGCTGATGTTTATGCATGTCTCTGCAGCCTCAGCCGGGACAACAGCATGGCCTCCAGACAAAATACAGTGACCGAGCTTCAGGAGCCCCAGGATGCCGCACctacagaaaacaacacagccAACTGCACCAACAGTCAAACAGTTAATACCACTGCACCCAACGGACAGGACAAAGCCATGGAACAGCAGCCCGTTAAACACACCTCAGCCCCATCCAGGATATTAATCTCACCCCCAGAGACTCTCGATCCGGCTTTAGACCCCTCCTCGTTGCCACCGCCAGACCCCAGCCTGGAGACCGGAAACTGCAGCACCCAAGGAGATTGTGTTCAACCCAGCACACCAGCTTGCCTACGAGACGGTAACTGGtttctgaagctgctgcaggcggAAACAGGCCGCATGGAGGGCTGGTGTCACCAGATGGAGCAGGAGACCAAAGACAACAAGCTCTCAGAAGATGGTAAGTGACATGAAGTGCCTATCGAAACATTTGGGTCCTGTttacacttgtcatttcaagAGTCTCGGATCCACAAAAAATCCAGATGAGATTTTAAGACACTTTAGTTTATACTTAGCtacttatactgtatacagtatgtgtcccaGTTGGCCAGATTACAAAACTGATTGCAATATATCTTGGTTTTCCTGGGCCTCGTGTATAATCCAATTTAGAGGGTGGTGGTAATGGACCTGAGGCTGTTTAAGTAATTTCCAAAATGCCATAAGATGATCAACCTCAACGCTTTCACAGTTGAAAGCCGCTTCTTCACCCACACAGATCCTTCAGTCAAACTGATCAAGGATCAGATAAATGCTTCAACACCTCTGTGTTTCTTCTATATGGTCTGTATTGAATTCACCCAAGCCACTTTTTCCTGTTAGTACAGGGAGAATGATGGTAAATTTTAGAGTAAGTTTAATTGCCATTATCATAACAGACAGACCCTGCTAGAGGCTATTTCTGATCTGGTTACTCTTGGAGTAAATATTACTCCTTTTTAACATCTGGCTAGCATGTGCCTCAAACCCCTCCAGAGTTAGTTTGAACGATTGGATTTCAATCTGTTCTGAATACTCCTTAGATGTATTTACACTTTTCTGAGGTTGGATAGCTATTGGATTGGCCCAAGACACATGAAGAGACAAAGTGTAAAACAGGTCTTAATGATCTCACAATGActtaattaaatgtttgtttattttaattacttctTCATTTTAACAGGTAATCTCTTTGAGACTGTGATCCTTTTTCAAGAGAGATGTGTCTGCAAGAAAAACATATACTgtttaaaaatggaaagagaaaattcaaacaaacaagttacgactgttttacatttaagaaaagcAATTACAAGTGAAATTGCAAATACTTGAGTATAGTCTTTTAAAATCCTCAAGTGAAATGGCAGATTTCAAAGTTGTTTGCAGCTCATTCTATTTGTAGGGAGTATAGTTTGTGAAACAAGTTTTCCCATGCTCAGTTTGAACATGAGGTAcagctcattttaaaatgttctgtgaCCTGATATTCTAAGTACTGTGTACTGAGGCAGTTTTGGCACAGCATTATAGATAAATAACATACAATGCaatttctctctgtcagtcgAGGAGGACCATCCCTCCTTTTTATATAAGATGCAATGGTGAGTGAGGAATTCATCACCTGTGTTTAAGGTGCAGTGCACTGTAATACACAGAGACAAGAAGCATTATATACACAATATCACCATAATATAGAGCAGTCATAATAGTAGATTGCACAATGGTCTTCCAATTTACAAAAGAGAGGCATGATTTGTTTCTATACAAAAAGACCATTTTGAACTTCAGTTTGTTAGTCCACAAAGCCAAAATGTGCTATTCCAGAGAAATTAAGAAGGTAAAGGTTAATTATATAGCAACTTTCTAGATGAGGCATCACAAAgtacttcacaataaaagacaaaagaaaatacagaaacataaaactGAGGCCCCAtatattgtaattaaaaatagAGTAAATAGCTTGTCAAGTCAGTGATGTGAAGATTTGAATTGATGTCCCTGTTACTGAAGTTCACAGACAGGGGATTAGGTCAGGCCTCATCAGTGTTGACTCTAGACAATGAGACCAAGCACGACAAACTCATTACTGCTAATGAGTCAAAGAAATGCTTCTCATTAGAGTGGGAGTAAGCTTTGTTTTAGCGGTAACAGAGCCATCGCAGAGtcatttcactttcttttctcccaGAATACCACTCAGGCTTTCGGAGGAGCTATCTCTGCAGTGTCTTAAATATGAATGAGCAAGGAGCAGACTTGCAGTAGAGGCTCCATCAAATTATCATTCCTCCTGCTGTCTGCGGACCTGAATTATGAATTTCTATTTACATGCAAATATTAGGCGTAAAATAGCTGAATAAAGAGTCATTTGTTGTCCTCCCTTAGATTGAGTTAATAAATTACCTCTTAAGGAAATAATTTACCGTCACAGAATGTTAAATGGTAAATgttatcaaaaatatttcattactaGACATCAGGAATAAATTCTATGCAGTCACCCATTCCTGTGTCTTGATGTAGCTCTTACCcttcatttactgtatctcCCAAGTTCAAAAGTTCCTGTGACTTTACTCGTATTTCAAAGTagtattcttttatttcttttttgtagtgttatgtatattttgtttttgtttgtttttttgtttgttacgctcaaaatgtttctttaatttcGCGTCCGCTCATTCTTGTCAGCTTGCTGATGATTGATCATATTCTTCTCTGCTTTTGTAGTGTTGGGGACAATCCGCAGTGCAGTAGGCAGCGCTCAGCTCCTCATGTCACAGAAGTTCGAGCAGTTTAGAGGGCTCTGTAATGAGAACTTGGTGAGTGGCTCCATTATATCCTATTGAAACCCTCTCTTGATACGCTACCCTACTACATGTTTTTGTTAGCCTCTCAAATTCTTATTGACCTCAGTTGCTTTCATCTTTGTACTGCCAACATCATTTGTCCTACGCACATCGACATGCGGAAGTCTTccaaatacattacatttacagagGAACCAGAGATATAAAATCCTCGATAATTTATTCAGTCATATTTAGTGTGATAGATGATCATTTGGCTTACTTAATTCAGCTGTCTGCTGTTTCCTCTTGTCAGACATTTGCTACTACAGGTTTAATATTACTGAAATTGAATAATCTCTGAAAGTTGATTGgtgtcaaatgtgttttctctccatccatttgCTTGAAGAGAGGCTGCCCAGGAAATATGTCTGTGGGGAGGGATGTGATTAATTCTCTGATTTGGCCAAAGCCATTCATCTATCACTTCTCTATACTGTCTCATTTTCCTCTCACTAGAACGTGAATGCCAACCCACGACCGACGGCACAGGACCTCGCAGGGTTCTGGGATCTGCTACAACTCTCAATAGAAGACATCAGCATGAAATTTGATGAGCTCTACCAACTGAAAGCCAACAACTGGCAACTTCCTGAGAAACCGGAGAAGAAGGTGATGTTTGGTGCCAAACAGTATTGAAAATACTGACGTTCTTTTGGGTAGTAACTCAAGTAGAGTTTTAACTATTAAGTTCAATTTATAGTCGGCGCAAGGGGGTTAACGGTAGTGCCGCTGTAGGTATCTACGGCGTAGGTTTTGATTTGTAGTTGATAGTCGGATTTAAATCGTTAATCACATCTGCAATGTTAAGCCGTATCATGCTTTATATTCCCCACAGTAattgtgtttacattatttcatttactttgtgatacAGAGCGACAGTGAGCCATACACATAGATTTATAGAAATCGAGTTACATCCTGGTTACTTATAACGTTATTCTGCTGTGTTTCGTCACTAAATGGGAGACTAATGCACTGGCTGTTAGTCCAATAAATCAAGTAATTCGAACATGTCAACTTGTCCTCTGGGAAATCATAatgcacatttttcacaattttctaataatttatagacaaaacgactgtcaaaaataatctccagattaatcagtaatgaataTAATTCTTGTTGCAGCCCTCAATTTAAACCTAGAGGAGTTTGACTTTTCTGTTAACTATAAATTTACAACTTAATAAAGCTATGCTTAATAGCATACAAATAACAGTATATCAGCACCACTGGAGGTTGCCACACCGTACTTTATTCCTCTTTCTTCTTGACATATTTCCTCAGGTTGAAAACAAGCAGCTTCCATCATCTGTGTCAAAGAAGCAGTCTAAACCCAAACTGTCAGCAGGGAAAGACAGGAGTGTGGACTCGGCTGTGGACAAGCAGCGGCAAGAAGCCAGAAAACGGCTGATGGCAGCAAAGCGCGCGGCATCAGTACGACAGAACTCCGCCACAGAAAGCGCTGACAGCATTGAAATCTACGTCCCCGAGGCACAAACCCGCCTCTGAAATTGAACCAGCACCGATCATCTAGGATAATCCTGACTCACTTCAGACATTcattgacacaaacacacaaacagctctgagaaaaacacacagacctACAACGGATGCACAGAGGCCGATCCCTCATAGCAGCACAGCCGATGACAGGAGAAATGTGGGGATCACAGGGCACCGCAACAATCCAGAATAATGCAGATCATCACCCTGCTGCCATGGGACAGAAATGACATTGACAGATGTTTAAtactattgttattattgttattattgacattataataattattatctCTTAAAGTATATCAAGACTGTCTTAAATGTGCAAGTATCTTGGATAAGGACATCCTGTACCTTGTGAGCTGAAGAATCTTGGTATCCCAGAAGTTTACTCTCTTGAAACTCCCTTCACTGCTGAGTCTACCGGCAAGTTGTGGCTGCCTGGTTTACGAGCTGAGCTaccatccacacacactcaggacaCACATGCAGGTGTACTCACTGTCCACAGAGTCTTCCTGTTCTCTATTTGTATTAGGCTGCCACTCGTTGGGTGTGGTGTGTACGCTTTACTGTGTAAGAGTCATGAGATGGCGTTAATGTACTCAGAGGTTTAAAATGCAGAGAACCAGTGGAAGGCAGTAgcatatatattataaatatcaCACTATTACAATGtccattttgtaaatgttgtataCCAGATTATTTGTTAGAAAGAGGTCAGTGTTCAGTACCAAGGTAGTTTTTTATAGATCGAGTACATGTACTGTCATGATATATTAGCACTTGATGCAATCACTCACTCCACCTCTCATTCCCTTTCGCTCCTATTCACAAATGCACACTGcacagtctgtgtctgtgaataCCCATTGTTAAagtcttacatttttttttttttttggtcaaggGATGTGAGGACTGACTGCCCAGCCAGTGAGCTACAGAGGAATGTATAAAGTGTATGCATTTACGGCTCATGTTGACTTGATCACTGCACTTTCCATTCACCTTAGATCAAGTTCGCCCACCCTTGTTTGCCTGATCATTCTGACTTTCACTGCATCTTCGTGTGATGCAGGGGACCAACGCTCACCACTTGATATGGCATTCCCATTCAGCCAGACTATATGTGATAGGGTGGGGGTTTACTTGCTACTGGAAAGGAAATGGAATAACATagcaataataaaatcatattaGAACAAGCAATGCAGTAGGTACCCAgtcttaaattatttaattcagCTTCTCCAATAAGACTTTCTTAGCATGAAGGATGAATGTTTATTTCTTGTATGAACTGACTGCCCTTGAAAAGACTAAAATCTCAGGTTGAACACTCAAGCTTGTGAGTAAAAACCACTATGGATTGATAATTTATTATATAACCTCAAATGAACTGGCCAAATGCTCAGGGTCATTGCCAAATATTTAAATTCCAGACCTTCTCAGTGTTcttcaataagaaaaataagttCACCTAAGGTTTGGATCAGTGAAGTACAGGTTTAGTTTGACACTAAAATCAGCCGTCTCCTTCACTCCCCTTTCTAGCAGCTTGAACTCCCACCCATTTTTTGAGGATGAATAACTGtggtacatttttaatttaaattttaatgtcatttgacACGTTTTGTGACTTTGAAATGAGGTGAACTTAAACATGTCTTGACTTctgtaattataaaaattaaCGGTGCTGCGAGGGATTTCGTATTGTGCCAAGACGGCAATGATCATCAACATTTCAGTGTCATTTGataaagcttttatttaaagtgaTTAGTTTATTTAATCTGCTCATGAGTTCAGCTGTCCATGTGCGCATTCTCagcaaagtttgtttttgtgtcagctCACTCCATATACGTTATGCCTACACTTGGAGCACGGGACTGGAATAGTTTCcatgtttcagttttctcaaaTGGAAACACAGGTGCCAAGGGTACATGAGTGGAACGGGGAATAGCAGTTACTCATGTGCAAGTGTAGGTTCCCTCACTagtttttcagggttttttttttttgtttgttgttttttgtttttttgttttttagtaagAGCTGGCTCTCCCCCTACTGGTCAGTCCTTGCCTGACACTCCAGACATCTTGTTTTGCTCCATTTTGAATCCTTAGTTATCAATCAAGAAATAAAGTTGAGCTGGGAATGCTGACACAATACCAAGTTGTTAATTTTCTTATTCTCTTATTTGTATTACATCAACAATGGACATGTGCATTTCATTGTCCAAAGAAATCATTAAACATCCCTTTGCTACATGTCCTGGTCATCAttcttgctgtctttttttttatttttttatttttttttttttttattgcagtcaTCCATAATACGATGGTAATATTAACTGCTAAGTTGATATTACAAACAAATCATAAGCATCAGAGTAGACCCTCTATTCTTACTGTGTAATCTCTAAAAGCATGGCCTTCTTACATATAAAAATTTACAAAGATCCTTGCCAGTGAACTTTCAGTACTCCTTTAAATGGGTCTTGCAAATGATCTGAAACTTCAATCTGTGTGAGGCATTCAgggtatgtact includes:
- the dlgap4a gene encoding disks large-associated protein 4 isoform X2, coding for MASRQNTVTELQEPQDAAPTENNTANCTNSQTVNTTAPNGQDKAMEQQPVKHTSAPSRILISPPETLDPALDPSSLPPPDPSLETGNCSTQGDCVQPSTPACLRDGNWFLKLLQAETGRMEGWCHQMEQETKDNKLSEDVLGTIRSAVGSAQLLMSQKFEQFRGLCNENLNVNANPRPTAQDLAGFWDLLQLSIEDISMKFDELYQLKANNWQLPEKPEKKVENKQLPSSVSKKQSKPKLSAGKDRSVDSAVDKQRQEARKRLMAAKRAASVRQNSATESADSIEIYVPEAQTRL